From the genome of Arthrobacter alpinus, one region includes:
- a CDS encoding phosphoglycerate kinase, producing MTLHTLSELIDEGVRGRYVLIRSDLNVPLDGSHVTDDGRIRASLPGIKELADAGAKVLLSAHLGRPKGTPEAKYSLAPAVARLAELAPELNVTLAADTTGPAAQAAAATLADGSVLVLENVRFDARETSKDDGERAAFAAELASLTGEHGAYVDDAFGAVHRKHASVYDIAKLLPSYQGDLVRTELEVLRKLTTNTERPYVVVLGGSKVSDKLAVIENLLGKADTILVGGGMLFTFLAAQGHKVGASLLEADQIPVVKDYLARAAAAGTTFVLPTDVVVAASFAADAAHETVPADAIESSSFAASGLGLDIGPVSGAAFAAAILEAKTVFWNGPMGVFEFAAFAEGTRAVASALRAASSGGGFTVVGGGDSAAAVRTLGFADSDFGHISTGGGASLEFLEGKELPGLSALER from the coding sequence ATGACACTTCACACCCTCAGCGAGCTCATCGATGAAGGTGTCCGCGGGCGGTACGTTCTTATCCGTAGTGATTTGAACGTGCCGCTTGACGGCTCGCATGTCACGGATGATGGTCGCATCAGGGCCTCACTGCCCGGAATCAAGGAATTGGCCGACGCCGGTGCCAAGGTCCTGCTCAGTGCCCACCTGGGACGCCCGAAGGGTACCCCGGAGGCCAAGTACTCCTTGGCCCCCGCCGTGGCCCGCCTGGCGGAGCTGGCTCCCGAACTCAACGTGACCTTGGCCGCCGACACCACCGGTCCCGCCGCGCAGGCAGCTGCCGCGACGTTGGCCGACGGGTCCGTTCTGGTGCTGGAGAACGTGCGCTTTGACGCCCGCGAAACATCTAAGGACGACGGCGAACGTGCGGCTTTCGCGGCCGAGCTCGCCTCCTTAACGGGGGAGCATGGCGCTTATGTGGATGACGCCTTCGGTGCCGTCCACCGCAAGCACGCCAGTGTCTATGACATCGCCAAACTGTTGCCCTCCTACCAGGGTGATCTGGTGCGTACCGAGTTGGAGGTCCTGCGCAAGCTGACCACTAACACCGAACGCCCCTACGTCGTGGTTCTGGGCGGTTCCAAGGTCTCGGACAAGCTTGCCGTCATTGAGAATCTGCTGGGCAAGGCAGACACCATTTTAGTTGGCGGCGGCATGCTTTTCACCTTCCTCGCGGCCCAGGGCCACAAGGTTGGGGCATCGCTACTGGAGGCGGACCAGATCCCCGTGGTCAAGGACTATCTGGCGCGCGCCGCGGCGGCAGGCACCACCTTTGTGTTGCCCACCGACGTTGTGGTTGCTGCAAGCTTTGCCGCCGACGCAGCCCATGAGACGGTTCCCGCGGACGCCATCGAATCCAGCTCTTTCGCCGCCTCGGGCTTGGGCTTGGACATTGGACCGGTCTCCGGGGCAGCCTTCGCCGCAGCCATCTTGGAAGCCAAGACTGTGTTCTGGAACGGGCCCATGGGCGTGTTTGAGTTCGCAGCGTTTGCCGAAGGAACCCGCGCCGTGGCCAGTGCCTTGCGTGCGGCCAGCAGCGGCGGGGGCTTCACGGTCGTCGGCGGCGGCGACTCGGCCGCGGCCGTGCGCACGCTCGGGTTCGCAGACTCGGACTTCGGGCACATCTCCACCGGTGGCGGGGCGAGCCTGGAGTTCCTTGAAGGCAAGGAACTCCCCGGATTGAGCGCTCTGGAGCGTTAA
- the tpiA gene encoding triose-phosphate isomerase produces the protein MTTSTNGSFDRTPLIAGNWKMNMDHVQGITLLQKLAWTLSDARHDFSRVEVSVFPPFTDIRGVQTLVAGDKLKLSYGGQDLSDKDSGAYTGDISGAFLNKLGCTYVLVGHSERREIHSESDELLNAKVKAAFRNELTPVLCAGEGLEIRKAGTHVQHTLAQVRAGVAGLSAEQAAELVIAYEPVWAIGTGEVAGPEDAQELCAAIRAELVELFDAETAAKTRLLYGGSVKANNVAAIMAERDVDGVLVGGASLDAGEFASIARFESHLVTK, from the coding sequence ATGACGACTTCAACCAACGGTTCATTTGACCGCACACCGCTGATTGCCGGCAACTGGAAGATGAACATGGACCACGTCCAGGGCATCACCTTGCTGCAGAAGCTGGCATGGACGCTTTCGGACGCCCGCCACGACTTCAGCCGCGTTGAAGTCTCCGTCTTCCCGCCGTTCACCGACATCCGCGGTGTTCAGACCCTGGTTGCCGGCGACAAGCTCAAGCTGAGCTACGGTGGCCAGGACCTCTCGGACAAGGATTCCGGCGCATACACCGGCGATATCTCCGGTGCGTTCCTGAACAAGCTCGGTTGCACTTACGTCCTGGTGGGCCACAGCGAACGCCGCGAAATCCATAGTGAGAGCGACGAACTGCTCAACGCCAAGGTCAAGGCCGCCTTCCGGAACGAGCTCACCCCCGTCCTGTGCGCTGGCGAAGGCCTGGAGATCCGCAAGGCCGGCACCCATGTGCAGCACACGCTGGCTCAGGTCCGTGCCGGCGTGGCAGGTTTGAGTGCCGAGCAGGCCGCAGAACTCGTCATCGCCTACGAGCCCGTCTGGGCCATCGGCACCGGCGAAGTTGCCGGCCCCGAGGACGCCCAGGAACTCTGCGCCGCCATCCGTGCCGAGCTGGTGGAACTCTTCGACGCCGAAACGGCTGCCAAGACCCGTTTGTTGTATGGCGGATCCGTCAAGGCCAACAACGTGGCCGCCATCATGGCCGAGCGCGACGTTGACGGAGTGCTCGTCGGTGGCGCCAGCCTGGACGCCGGCGAATTCGCCAGCATCGCCCGTTTTGAAAGCCACCTCGTCACCAAGTAG
- a CDS encoding superoxide dismutase, with protein sequence MTKYTLPELSYDYAALEPNISARIMELHHSKHHAAYVAGANTALDQLAEARESNNFANVAKYSKDLAFNLGGHTNHSIFWNNLSPEGGDKPEGELAAAIDDAFGSFDAFRAHFTAAAMGIQGSGWALLSYEGLGGNILIEQLFDQQGNVPVATTPLLMLDMWEHAFYLDYVNVKADYVKAFWNIVNWADVAKRFEAARKHATGLILPA encoded by the coding sequence GTGACCAAGTACACACTCCCAGAACTCAGCTATGACTACGCTGCCCTGGAGCCCAACATTTCTGCCCGCATCATGGAGCTGCACCACAGCAAGCACCATGCCGCCTACGTTGCCGGCGCCAACACGGCTTTGGACCAGCTCGCCGAGGCGCGCGAGAGCAACAACTTCGCCAACGTCGCCAAGTATTCCAAAGACCTGGCCTTCAACCTCGGTGGCCACACCAACCACTCCATTTTCTGGAACAACCTTTCACCCGAGGGTGGCGACAAGCCCGAGGGCGAGCTGGCCGCGGCGATCGACGACGCCTTTGGTTCCTTCGACGCTTTCCGCGCACACTTCACCGCCGCAGCCATGGGCATCCAGGGTTCCGGCTGGGCGCTTCTGTCCTACGAGGGCCTGGGCGGCAACATCTTGATCGAGCAGCTTTTTGACCAGCAGGGCAACGTCCCCGTGGCCACCACGCCGTTGCTCATGCTCGACATGTGGGAGCACGCCTTCTACCTGGACTACGTCAACGTCAAGGCCGACTACGTCAAGGCGTTCTGGAACATCGTGAACTGGGCCGACGTCGCCAAGCGCTTTGAGGCTGCCCGCAAGCACGCAACGGGCCTGATCCTGCCCGCCTAA
- a CDS encoding gluconeogenesis factor YvcK family protein yields the protein MYTGILPIIPAAGRLQGVESGVKVAALGGGHGLSASLSALRLLTSNLTAIVTVADDGGSSGRLRDELGVLPPGDLRMALAALCDDTDWGRTWRDVMQHRFTSREGVSGSLDNHALGNLLIVTLWELLGDPVAGLRWAGALLGARGEVLPMASVPLTIEGQVKASTHGVHPPGYTISGQARLAKAGEVDNVRLVPQDAPACPEAVAAIHDADWVVLGPGSWYTSVLPHLLLPQLRTALCTTKAKRLVTMNLDINDQEATGMNAADHLRVISRYAPEFDVDVVLADPSSISDVVEFTEAAAMMGAEVVFGRVGSSAGTPVHDPLRLAAAYRDIF from the coding sequence GTGTACACGGGAATCCTGCCGATCATCCCGGCGGCCGGGCGGCTGCAAGGCGTTGAGTCAGGGGTCAAGGTTGCAGCCTTGGGTGGTGGGCACGGCCTGTCAGCGTCCTTGTCCGCGTTGCGGCTACTGACAAGCAATCTCACGGCCATTGTCACGGTTGCGGACGACGGCGGCTCCTCCGGGCGCTTGCGCGACGAGCTGGGTGTCCTGCCCCCTGGCGATCTGCGCATGGCCTTGGCCGCACTGTGTGATGACACCGACTGGGGCAGGACGTGGCGTGATGTCATGCAACACCGATTTACCTCCCGGGAGGGTGTCAGCGGATCCCTGGACAACCACGCCCTGGGCAATTTGCTCATCGTCACCTTGTGGGAACTATTGGGGGACCCCGTGGCCGGGCTGCGGTGGGCTGGTGCGCTGCTGGGTGCCCGGGGGGAAGTGCTCCCCATGGCAAGTGTGCCATTGACCATTGAAGGCCAGGTCAAGGCCTCCACCCACGGAGTTCATCCCCCCGGCTACACCATCAGCGGCCAGGCCCGCCTAGCCAAGGCCGGCGAGGTCGACAACGTACGCCTAGTGCCCCAGGACGCGCCCGCCTGCCCGGAGGCCGTGGCGGCCATCCACGACGCCGATTGGGTGGTGTTGGGGCCGGGCTCTTGGTACACCTCGGTCCTTCCGCACCTGCTGTTGCCCCAGTTGCGAACGGCCCTGTGCACCACCAAGGCCAAACGGCTCGTGACCATGAACCTTGACATCAACGATCAAGAGGCCACCGGCATGAACGCCGCCGACCACCTGCGCGTCATCTCCCGTTATGCACCCGAGTTCGACGTCGACGTCGTCCTGGCGGATCCTTCCTCCATTTCGGATGTAGTCGAGTTCACAGAAGCCGCCGCAATGATGGGGGCGGAGGTTGTATTCGGTAGGGTGGGAAGTTCCGCCGGAACGCCGGTCCATGACCCGCTGCGGTTGGCAGCGGCATATCGAGACATTTTCTAA
- the secG gene encoding preprotein translocase subunit SecG, protein MEALQIALQILLGVTSLLLTLLILLHKGRGGGLSDMFGGGMSSNLGSSGVAERNLNRFTVVLGITWGIVIIGLGLIMSYST, encoded by the coding sequence GTGGAAGCACTTCAAATTGCCCTGCAGATCCTGCTGGGCGTCACCAGTTTGCTGCTGACCCTCTTGATCTTGCTCCACAAGGGTCGTGGCGGCGGATTGTCCGATATGTTCGGCGGAGGCATGAGTTCGAACCTCGGGTCCTCAGGTGTCGCAGAGCGCAACCTGAACCGATTTACCGTCGTCTTGGGCATCACCTGGGGAATTGTCATCATTGGCCTGGGACTGATCATGTCCTACTCCACGTAA
- the whiA gene encoding DNA-binding protein WhiA, giving the protein MALTAAVKEELSRLDIKKSSVRKAEISALLRFAGGLHIISGRIVIEAEVDSAATARRLRVAIAEIYGHQSEIIVVSGGGLRRGNRYVVRVVRDGEALARQTGLLDGRGRPVRGLPSVVVNGSAADAEAVWRGAFLAHGSLTEPGRSSALEVTCPGPEAALALVGAARRIDIAAKAREVRGIDRVVIRDGDTIAALLIRMGAHETLLVWEERRMRKEVRATANRLANFDDANLRRSAQAAVAAGARVDRALEILGEDVPEHLKYAGELRVAHKQASLDELGRLADPPLTKDAIAGRIRRLLAMADKKALDLGIPGTESNVTFDMLEQ; this is encoded by the coding sequence ATGGCACTGACAGCTGCTGTTAAAGAAGAATTGTCTCGGCTGGACATCAAGAAATCCTCTGTCCGCAAGGCCGAGATTTCGGCTCTGCTTCGTTTCGCCGGTGGGCTGCACATTATTTCCGGGCGCATCGTTATCGAAGCAGAAGTGGACTCCGCCGCAACGGCCAGGCGCCTGCGCGTGGCGATCGCCGAAATTTACGGACACCAAAGTGAAATCATCGTGGTCTCCGGTGGGGGATTGCGTCGCGGCAACCGCTATGTGGTGCGCGTGGTTCGCGACGGCGAAGCCCTGGCCAGGCAAACCGGGCTACTGGACGGGCGCGGGCGCCCTGTTCGGGGCTTACCCTCCGTCGTCGTGAACGGTTCAGCGGCCGACGCCGAAGCTGTCTGGCGTGGGGCGTTCCTGGCCCACGGCTCACTCACCGAACCCGGACGGTCCTCAGCCTTGGAGGTGACCTGCCCGGGCCCGGAAGCGGCCCTGGCATTAGTGGGAGCCGCCAGGAGGATCGACATCGCCGCTAAGGCCCGTGAGGTGCGCGGCATTGACCGTGTCGTCATCCGTGACGGCGACACCATCGCCGCACTGTTGATCCGCATGGGGGCCCATGAGACTTTGCTGGTCTGGGAAGAACGGCGAATGCGCAAGGAGGTCCGGGCCACGGCAAACCGCCTAGCCAATTTCGACGACGCCAACCTGCGCCGCTCGGCGCAGGCCGCTGTTGCTGCCGGTGCCCGTGTTGACCGCGCCCTGGAGATCCTGGGCGAGGACGTCCCGGAACACCTCAAATATGCGGGCGAGCTGCGTGTCGCCCACAAACAGGCAAGCCTTGATGAGCTGGGCAGGCTGGCCGATCCGCCATTGACCAAGGATGCCATCGCCGGACGGATCCGCCGTCTGCTGGCCATGGCGGACAAAAAAGCCCTGGATCTTGGCATTCCGGGTACCGAATCCAATGTCACTTTTGACATGTTGGAGCAGTAA
- the pgl gene encoding 6-phosphogluconolactonase — protein sequence MSGNVRITVHPSFDVLAATTAARLITRLLDVQSERGEATVVLTGGSVGIATLKAIADSPARLSVDWAKVNFWFGDDRFVDAASPERNVGQATAALLGSVGVDPARVHVMAASDEVADLEAAVADYQGQLAAAARLEWENDDDATTSGDAKVPRFDVLLLGLGPDAHIASLFPDMAGIRTQGVTVVGVTNSPKPPPSRVSLTLEAINTAQEIWIVAAGADKAAAVGLGLAGANPVQVPASGARGVNKTLWLIDQEAAAKVPEQLIRREN from the coding sequence ATGAGTGGAAATGTACGCATCACGGTGCACCCCAGCTTCGATGTGCTTGCGGCCACCACCGCGGCCAGGCTGATCACACGCCTGCTCGACGTGCAAAGTGAACGCGGCGAGGCAACGGTTGTCCTGACAGGGGGGAGCGTGGGAATCGCCACGCTGAAGGCCATCGCCGACTCTCCGGCCCGGCTCTCAGTGGACTGGGCCAAAGTTAATTTTTGGTTTGGTGATGACAGGTTTGTCGACGCCGCTTCCCCCGAGCGGAATGTTGGCCAGGCCACGGCGGCCCTGCTCGGCTCTGTTGGTGTGGACCCGGCCAGGGTCCATGTCATGGCAGCCTCGGACGAGGTTGCGGATCTGGAGGCGGCCGTTGCCGACTACCAGGGGCAGTTGGCTGCCGCGGCTCGCCTGGAGTGGGAGAACGACGACGACGCAACGACCTCCGGTGATGCGAAGGTTCCCCGCTTTGACGTGCTCCTGTTGGGCTTGGGCCCGGACGCGCACATTGCCTCCCTCTTCCCGGACATGGCCGGCATCCGAACGCAAGGGGTCACGGTGGTGGGTGTCACCAACTCCCCCAAGCCGCCGCCGTCGCGCGTGTCCTTGACACTGGAAGCCATCAACACGGCCCAGGAGATCTGGATTGTTGCTGCCGGGGCTGACAAGGCTGCCGCGGTGGGGCTCGGCCTGGCAGGCGCCAACCCGGTCCAGGTTCCTGCCTCCGGCGCCCGCGGGGTCAACAAGACGCTGTGGCTGATCGACCAGGAAGCAGCAGCAAAAGTCCCCGAACAGCTCATACGCCGCGAGAACTAA
- the zwf gene encoding glucose-6-phosphate dehydrogenase, with translation MPLRAATNNANPLRDSRDRRLSRVAGPSSLVLFGVTGDLSRKKLMPAVYDLANRGLLPPSFALVGFARREWDNQDFAAQVKASVQEYCRTPFDEAVWNQLSEGIRFVQGEFDDHEAFERLKTTLAELDAQRGTQGNHAFYLSIPPKAFEQVCRQLSDHGLAQSTGTDWRRVVIEKPFGHNLESARALNDIVESVFDPDSVFRIDHYLGKETVQNILALRFANQFFEPLWNANYVDHVQITMAEDIGTGGRAGYYDGVGAARDVIQNHLLQLLALTAMEEPISFNAQHLRAEKEKVLAAVKLPADLSGHSARGQFAGGWQGGEQVLGYLDEEGIPADSTTETFAAIRLDINTRRWSGVPFYLRAGKRLGRRVTEIAVVFKRAPNLLFTDHAEDDFGQNAVVIRVQPDEGVTIRFGSKVPGTQMEVRDVTMDFGYGHAFTESSPEAYERLILDVLLGEPPLFPRHQEVELSWKILDPFEEFWAAQGIQPESYEPGSWGPASADELLKRDGRTWRRP, from the coding sequence ATGCCATTACGTGCTGCAACAAATAATGCAAACCCGCTTCGGGACAGTCGCGACCGGCGGCTGTCCCGGGTTGCGGGCCCGTCCTCACTGGTCCTTTTCGGTGTCACCGGCGACTTGTCTCGCAAGAAACTCATGCCCGCCGTGTATGACCTGGCCAATCGTGGCTTATTGCCGCCCAGCTTCGCGTTGGTGGGGTTCGCCCGCCGCGAGTGGGACAACCAGGACTTTGCGGCCCAGGTCAAGGCCTCGGTTCAGGAATACTGTAGGACGCCCTTCGATGAGGCTGTCTGGAACCAGCTCAGCGAAGGCATCCGTTTTGTGCAGGGCGAGTTTGATGACCACGAGGCTTTTGAGCGCCTGAAAACAACACTCGCTGAATTGGATGCCCAGCGCGGCACCCAGGGCAACCACGCGTTTTACCTGTCCATTCCGCCTAAGGCGTTTGAGCAGGTCTGCCGCCAGCTTTCGGACCACGGCCTGGCTCAAAGCACCGGCACCGACTGGCGCCGGGTGGTTATCGAGAAGCCTTTCGGACACAATCTGGAGTCCGCCCGGGCGTTGAACGACATTGTGGAGTCAGTGTTTGACCCCGATTCGGTGTTCCGCATTGACCACTACTTGGGCAAGGAAACCGTCCAGAACATCTTGGCCCTACGGTTCGCCAACCAATTTTTTGAACCCCTGTGGAACGCCAACTATGTTGACCACGTGCAAATCACCATGGCCGAGGACATTGGCACCGGTGGCCGTGCAGGCTACTACGACGGCGTCGGTGCTGCCCGCGACGTCATCCAGAACCACCTCCTGCAGCTCCTAGCCCTCACAGCGATGGAGGAGCCCATCTCCTTCAACGCCCAGCACTTGCGTGCGGAAAAGGAAAAGGTGCTCGCTGCCGTGAAACTTCCGGCAGATTTGTCCGGCCACTCGGCCCGCGGCCAATTTGCTGGCGGCTGGCAAGGTGGTGAGCAGGTGCTCGGCTACCTAGACGAGGAAGGAATCCCGGCAGACTCAACCACGGAGACGTTTGCCGCAATCCGCCTGGACATCAACACCCGCCGCTGGTCCGGTGTACCCTTCTACCTGCGGGCAGGCAAACGGTTGGGCCGGCGTGTAACCGAGATCGCCGTCGTCTTCAAGCGCGCCCCCAACCTGCTGTTCACCGACCATGCGGAGGACGACTTTGGCCAGAACGCGGTGGTCATCCGGGTGCAACCGGATGAGGGCGTCACCATCCGCTTCGGCTCCAAGGTGCCGGGGACGCAGATGGAAGTCCGCGACGTCACCATGGACTTTGGCTACGGCCATGCATTCACCGAATCCAGCCCGGAGGCGTATGAGCGGCTGATCCTTGACGTCCTGCTGGGCGAGCCCCCGCTGTTCCCACGCCACCAAGAGGTTGAGCTGTCATGGAAGATCCTTGACCCGTTTGAGGAATTCTGGGCAGCCCAGGGAATCCAGCCCGAAAGTTATGAGCCCGGCAGCTGGGGACCGGCGTCGGCCGATGAACTGTTGAAGCGTGACGGAAGGACGTGGCGTCGACCATGA
- the gap gene encoding type I glyceraldehyde-3-phosphate dehydrogenase, with protein sequence MTTRIGINGFGRIGRNYFRAALAQGADIEIVAVNDLTSPEALAHLLKYDSVNGRLSVSVEVVDGHLVVDGKTITVLAERDPANLPWGKLGVDIVIESTGFFTKAADAQKHIDAGAKKVLISAPASDEDITVVLGVNDELYDPATHHIISNASCTTNCLGPLAKILNDNFGLERGLMTTIHAYTADQNLQDGPHKDLRRARAAAINMIPTSTGAAKAIGLVLPELKGKLDGYAIRVPVPTGSATDLTAIVSREVTVEEVNAAYKAAAAEGKLAGYLTYTEDPIVSSDIVGDPASSIFDSGLTKVIGNQVKVVSWYDNEWGYSNRLVDLTELVASKL encoded by the coding sequence GTGACTACTCGTATTGGTATTAACGGGTTCGGCCGCATCGGCCGCAACTACTTCCGCGCCGCATTGGCACAGGGCGCCGACATTGAGATCGTTGCCGTCAACGACCTCACCAGCCCCGAGGCCCTGGCCCACCTGCTCAAGTACGACTCCGTCAACGGGCGCCTGTCCGTTTCAGTTGAAGTTGTCGATGGCCACCTTGTGGTTGACGGCAAGACCATCACTGTCTTGGCAGAGCGCGATCCCGCAAACCTCCCCTGGGGCAAGTTGGGCGTTGACATCGTCATCGAATCCACAGGCTTCTTCACCAAGGCTGCCGACGCTCAGAAGCACATCGATGCTGGCGCCAAGAAAGTCCTGATCTCAGCACCGGCGTCGGACGAAGACATCACAGTGGTTTTGGGTGTCAACGACGAGCTGTACGACCCCGCCACACACCACATCATCTCCAACGCATCCTGCACCACCAACTGCCTGGGCCCGCTGGCCAAGATCCTGAACGACAACTTCGGTCTGGAGCGTGGCCTGATGACCACCATCCACGCCTACACTGCCGATCAGAACCTGCAGGACGGCCCGCACAAGGACCTCCGCCGTGCCCGCGCCGCAGCGATCAACATGATCCCCACCTCGACGGGTGCAGCTAAAGCTATCGGCCTTGTCCTGCCCGAGCTCAAGGGTAAGCTGGACGGCTACGCCATCCGTGTACCGGTCCCCACAGGTTCCGCGACTGACTTGACCGCAATCGTGAGCCGCGAGGTCACTGTTGAAGAAGTGAATGCCGCTTACAAGGCTGCAGCTGCGGAAGGCAAGCTGGCTGGCTACCTGACCTACACCGAAGATCCGATCGTTTCCTCTGACATTGTTGGGGACCCGGCCTCGTCCATCTTCGATTCGGGCCTGACCAAGGTCATTGGCAACCAGGTCAAGGTTGTTTCCTGGTACGACAACGAGTGGGGCTACTCCAACCGCTTGGTCGACTTGACCGAGCTCGTAGCTTCGAAGCTCTAA
- a CDS encoding glucose-6-phosphate dehydrogenase assembly protein OpcA — MIVDLPNTTTSKITKRIVKLREQGGVVALSRVLTLVVITQDGMGEDAIEAANLASREHPCRIIVLASGSPEEPTRLDGQIRVGGDAGASEVIVLRGYGELSAENESLVSALLLPDAPIVAWWPHGAPASASESPVGRIAHRRITDSANSSDPRAALTHIAGTYAAGDTDLAWTRLTNWRIQLAAALDQFDPSDPITGLQVEGASDSPSTLLLASWLHRALDVPITVTEDQQGTGIRRVVMERATGNIELFRPGNSEAILTLPGQPVQKLSLPRRSLQDCLAEELRRLDPDEVFGEVVTEGMTKLLAEEKVVQA; from the coding sequence ATGATCGTAGACCTGCCCAATACAACCACCTCCAAGATCACCAAACGGATCGTCAAGTTGCGTGAACAGGGCGGCGTGGTGGCGCTGAGCCGCGTTTTGACGTTGGTGGTCATCACACAGGACGGGATGGGTGAAGATGCCATCGAGGCGGCGAACCTTGCCAGCCGCGAGCATCCCTGCCGGATCATTGTGCTGGCCTCGGGATCCCCCGAGGAACCGACCAGGCTGGACGGCCAAATCCGTGTGGGTGGCGACGCCGGCGCCTCCGAGGTGATCGTGCTGCGAGGGTATGGGGAACTGTCCGCGGAGAACGAATCGCTGGTCTCGGCACTGCTGCTTCCCGACGCACCCATCGTGGCCTGGTGGCCCCACGGTGCGCCGGCATCCGCCAGCGAAAGCCCCGTGGGACGCATCGCCCACCGCCGGATCACCGACTCGGCGAACTCCTCGGATCCCCGCGCGGCCCTGACACATATTGCTGGCACCTACGCGGCAGGGGACACAGACCTGGCCTGGACCCGGCTCACCAACTGGCGCATCCAGCTGGCTGCCGCCCTGGACCAGTTTGATCCAAGCGACCCCATCACAGGTCTTCAGGTTGAAGGAGCCAGCGACTCCCCCAGCACCCTACTGCTGGCCTCCTGGCTGCACCGGGCCCTGGATGTTCCCATCACCGTGACCGAGGATCAGCAGGGCACAGGCATCCGCCGGGTCGTCATGGAACGAGCCACCGGCAACATTGAACTGTTCCGTCCGGGGAATTCCGAGGCGATCCTGACCCTGCCAGGCCAGCCGGTGCAGAAGCTCTCATTGCCCAGACGTTCCCTGCAGGACTGCCTGGCCGAGGAATTGCGTAGGCTTGACCCTGATGAAGTCTTCGGTGAAGTGGTCACCGAAGGCATGACCAAGTTGTTGGCTGAGGAAAAGGTAGTTCAGGCATGA
- the rapZ gene encoding RNase adapter RapZ gives MTEQDQTPAAKDDDLTSVKPAESELLVVTGMSGAGRSTAANALEDHGWYVIENLPPQMLGTLAELVSRMPAALPKLAVVVDVRGKALFADIRESLNALSAAGVSYRVLFLDASDDTLVRRFEQGRRPHPLQEDGRILDGIGAERILLAEMKSQAEMVLDTSVMNVHELASAVTELFSETGPVVLSLTVMSFGFKYGLPVDANYVADVRFIPNPHWIPALRPLTGQDAAVSDFVLKDNGAADFVDRFVHALEPVFDGYRRENKHYATIAVGCTGGKHRSVAVAIELAKRLSQLPRVTTSIRHRDLGRE, from the coding sequence ATGACGGAGCAGGACCAGACGCCCGCAGCCAAGGACGATGACCTAACCTCGGTTAAGCCGGCGGAGTCTGAACTGTTGGTTGTCACCGGCATGTCAGGTGCCGGTCGGAGCACGGCAGCCAACGCGCTGGAGGATCACGGCTGGTATGTCATTGAAAACCTGCCGCCGCAGATGCTTGGCACCTTAGCTGAACTCGTCTCACGGATGCCAGCAGCCCTGCCCAAGCTCGCCGTCGTCGTCGACGTGCGCGGCAAGGCGCTCTTTGCCGACATCCGGGAATCCCTGAACGCGTTGTCAGCGGCTGGTGTCAGCTACCGGGTCTTGTTCCTGGACGCCAGCGACGACACCCTGGTCCGGCGCTTTGAACAAGGACGCCGCCCCCACCCCTTGCAAGAGGATGGGCGTATCCTTGACGGTATCGGTGCCGAACGGATCTTGCTCGCCGAGATGAAGTCGCAGGCCGAGATGGTCCTTGACACCTCAGTCATGAATGTCCACGAACTTGCCTCCGCCGTCACAGAGCTGTTCTCCGAAACAGGTCCCGTGGTTCTGAGCCTGACCGTCATGAGTTTTGGCTTCAAATACGGCCTGCCCGTGGACGCAAACTACGTCGCCGACGTCCGGTTCATCCCCAACCCTCATTGGATCCCTGCCTTGCGCCCCCTGACGGGCCAGGATGCTGCGGTGAGCGATTTTGTGCTCAAGGACAATGGGGCCGCTGATTTCGTGGACCGCTTCGTCCACGCACTCGAACCTGTTTTTGACGGCTACCGCCGCGAAAACAAGCACTACGCCACCATCGCCGTCGGCTGCACGGGAGGAAAACACCGTTCGGTGGCCGTCGCGATTGAACTGGCGAAACGCCTGAGCCAGCTGCCCCGAGTCACCACTAGTATCAGGCACCGCGACCTGGGCCGGGAGTAG